In a genomic window of Streptomyces pristinaespiralis:
- a CDS encoding SRPBCC family protein: MPGHTENEVTIDAPLDLVWDVTNDLDHWPQLFSEYASVEVMEREGNRTVFRLTMYPDENGRVWSWVSERVADRSALTVTARRIETGPFQYMNIRWEYEETPRGVRMRWTQDFAMKPDAPVDDEWMTANINRNSPIQMDLIRNKIEQRARLGRDSKDAAAPASAV; encoded by the coding sequence ATGCCCGGACACACCGAGAACGAAGTCACCATCGACGCCCCCCTCGACCTCGTGTGGGACGTCACCAACGACCTCGACCACTGGCCGCAGCTGTTCAGCGAGTACGCGTCCGTGGAGGTCATGGAACGCGAGGGCAACCGGACCGTGTTCCGGCTGACCATGTACCCCGACGAGAACGGCCGGGTCTGGAGCTGGGTCTCCGAGCGCGTGGCCGACCGTTCCGCCCTCACGGTCACCGCCCGCCGCATCGAGACGGGCCCCTTCCAGTACATGAACATCCGCTGGGAGTACGAGGAGACGCCGCGCGGCGTACGGATGCGCTGGACGCAGGACTTCGCGATGAAGCCGGACGCGCCCGTCGACGACGAGTGGATGACGGCCAACATCAACCGCAACTCGCCGATCCAGATGGACCTCATCCGGAACAAGATCGAGCAGCGCGCCCGGCTCGGCCGGGACTCCAAGGACGCCGCGGCGCCCGCCAGCGCGGTCTGA
- a CDS encoding TcmI family type II polyketide cyclase: protein MHHALIVARMAPGSAPDIAEVFTASDKGELPHLVGVKRRSLFQFGDVYLHLIESQQPAGPAIAKLTDHPEFRDISDRLSAFVSPYDPKTWRSPKDAMAQQFYSWQSD, encoded by the coding sequence ATGCACCACGCCCTGATCGTCGCCCGGATGGCACCGGGTTCCGCGCCCGACATCGCCGAGGTGTTCACCGCCTCCGACAAGGGCGAACTGCCGCACCTCGTGGGAGTGAAGCGGCGCAGCCTGTTCCAGTTCGGCGACGTCTACCTGCACCTCATCGAGTCGCAGCAGCCGGCCGGCCCGGCGATCGCCAAGCTGACGGACCACCCGGAGTTCCGGGACATCAGCGACCGGCTGTCCGCGTTCGTCAGCCCGTACGACCCGAAGACCTGGCGGAGTCCGAAGGACGCCATGGCACAGCAGTTCTACTCGTGGCAGAGCGACTGA
- a CDS encoding cupin domain-containing protein, whose product MTTTHRIVDLSETQPNRRRGGDLRAMLTPTAVGATSGFMGLALVEPGDRIGEHYHPYSEEFVYVVAGELEVDLDGEPFAIRPDQGLLIPPYVRHRFRNVGSTQARMVFHLGPLAPRPELGHVDTEETSGAESTAAHLPPERTGSVS is encoded by the coding sequence ATGACCACAACCCATCGCATCGTCGACCTGAGCGAGACCCAGCCCAACCGCAGGCGCGGCGGCGACCTGCGCGCCATGCTCACCCCCACCGCGGTGGGGGCAACGAGCGGCTTCATGGGTCTGGCGCTCGTCGAGCCCGGCGACCGCATCGGCGAGCACTACCACCCGTACTCCGAGGAGTTCGTGTACGTCGTCGCCGGCGAACTCGAGGTCGACCTGGACGGCGAGCCGTTCGCCATCCGCCCCGACCAGGGCCTGCTCATCCCCCCTTATGTGCGGCACCGGTTCCGCAACGTCGGCAGCACGCAGGCCCGCATGGTCTTCCACCTCGGTCCGCTCGCGCCCCGTCCGGAACTCGGCCACGTCGACACGGAGGAGACCTCCGGGGCGGAGAGCACCGCCGCTCACCTGCCGCCCGAGCGAACGGGGTCGGTGTCGTGA
- a CDS encoding methyltransferase yields MTTASETTVPAMRLRELVFGAACAAAVRAAARLGVADALGDAPATAEELAAEVKAQPGALRRMLRALACYGIFEEDADGRFVHTHMSRLLREDDPHSLRYIALWCTEPWTWDAWPLLDEAVRKGGGVFKDLYGKEFFDHLHEDAPESAHVFNRAMTTSSKQSARDVAELVDLGGAKTVADIGGGQGHVLAELLEKHPGVRGTLLDLPRVVAAADPRLLEGGSLADRTDIVPGDCRQAMPVAADLYIIKNILEWDDDSTRRTLRNIVAAARPGARVLVIENLVDDTPSMKFTTSMDLLLLLNVGGAKHTRQSMISRMSDAGLLVGEVRPVNAYLHLFESVVPD; encoded by the coding sequence ATGACCACTGCAAGCGAAACCACTGTGCCCGCGATGCGGTTGCGGGAACTCGTCTTCGGCGCGGCCTGCGCCGCCGCCGTGCGCGCGGCCGCCCGGCTCGGCGTGGCCGACGCGCTCGGGGACGCACCGGCGACCGCGGAGGAGCTCGCGGCGGAAGTCAAGGCACAGCCCGGCGCACTGCGCCGGATGCTGCGTGCCCTGGCCTGCTACGGCATCTTCGAGGAGGACGCGGACGGCAGGTTCGTCCACACCCACATGTCGCGGCTGCTGCGCGAGGACGACCCGCACAGCCTGCGGTACATCGCCCTGTGGTGCACGGAGCCGTGGACCTGGGACGCCTGGCCGCTGCTCGACGAGGCGGTCAGGAAGGGCGGCGGCGTCTTCAAGGACCTCTACGGCAAGGAGTTCTTCGACCACCTGCACGAGGACGCCCCCGAATCGGCCCATGTCTTCAACCGGGCCATGACCACCTCCAGCAAGCAGTCGGCGCGGGACGTCGCCGAGCTGGTCGACCTCGGCGGGGCGAAGACGGTCGCCGACATCGGCGGCGGCCAGGGCCATGTGCTGGCGGAGCTGCTGGAGAAGCACCCCGGCGTCCGGGGCACCCTGCTGGACCTGCCCCGTGTCGTCGCGGCGGCCGACCCCCGCCTGCTCGAAGGCGGTTCGCTGGCCGACCGGACCGACATCGTCCCCGGCGACTGCCGGCAGGCCATGCCGGTCGCCGCCGATCTGTACATCATCAAGAACATCCTGGAGTGGGACGACGACAGCACCCGCCGGACGCTGCGCAACATCGTGGCGGCGGCCCGTCCGGGCGCCCGGGTGCTCGTCATCGAGAACCTGGTCGACGACACCCCGTCGATGAAGTTCACGACGTCGATGGACCTGCTGCTGCTCCTCAACGTCGGCGGCGCCAAGCACACCAGGCAGAGCATGATCAGTCGGATGTCGGACGCCGGGCTGCTCGTCGGCGAGGTCCGTCCGGTCAACGCCTATCTGCATCTGTTCGAGAGCGTGGTCCCGGACTGA
- a CDS encoding acyl carrier protein encodes MTENLTVDELAALMKKGAGITVDPDEMEQRPDTPFEVYGLDSLGLLGIVGELENRYGRPLPPDADRCKTPREFLDLVNTSLMAGA; translated from the coding sequence ATGACAGAGAACCTGACCGTCGACGAACTGGCCGCCCTGATGAAGAAGGGGGCCGGGATCACCGTCGACCCCGACGAGATGGAGCAGCGGCCCGACACGCCGTTCGAGGTCTACGGCCTCGACTCGCTCGGCCTGCTCGGCATCGTGGGCGAGCTGGAGAACCGGTACGGCCGGCCCCTGCCGCCCGACGCCGACCGCTGCAAGACCCCCCGCGAATTCCTCGATCTCGTCAACACCTCCCTGATGGCAGGAGCCTGA
- a CDS encoding beta-ketoacyl-[acyl-carrier-protein] synthase family protein, with amino-acid sequence MTRRVAVTGVGIVAPGGVGAPAFWDLLSSGRTATRGITLFDPTGFRSRIAAEVDFDPAAHGLGAADAQRADRYVQFALVAAREAMADAGLDAATLDPWRTAVSMGTAVGGTTRLERDYVAVSSTGRRWDVDHSEAAPHLHRAFSPSTLASEVAEQNGVQGPVQTVSTGCTSGLDAIGYAFHAIEEGRADICIAGASDSPISPITVACFDAIKATSPNNDDPAHASRPFDAHRDGFVMGEGGAVLILEELEHARARGAHVYCEIGGYATFGNAHHMTGLTREGLEMARAIDDAMNHARLDRTDIDYVNAHGSGTQQNDRHETAAVKRSLKEHAYKVPMSSIKSMVGHSLGAIGAIELVACVLALANQVVPPTANYETPDPECDLDYVPRTARPLKLRSVLSVGSGFGGFQSAVVLTRPGGSA; translated from the coding sequence GTGACCCGGCGGGTGGCGGTGACCGGCGTCGGCATCGTCGCACCCGGAGGTGTGGGCGCCCCGGCGTTCTGGGACCTGCTGTCGAGCGGCCGGACCGCGACCCGCGGGATCACGCTGTTCGACCCGACAGGGTTCCGCTCCCGTATAGCCGCCGAGGTCGACTTCGATCCGGCGGCCCACGGTCTCGGCGCAGCGGACGCCCAACGCGCCGACCGGTACGTGCAGTTCGCCCTCGTCGCCGCCCGTGAGGCCATGGCGGACGCCGGTCTCGACGCGGCGACGCTCGATCCCTGGCGGACCGCCGTGTCGATGGGTACCGCCGTCGGCGGCACCACCCGGCTCGAGCGGGACTATGTGGCGGTCAGCAGCACGGGCAGGCGCTGGGACGTGGACCACAGCGAGGCGGCGCCGCATCTCCACCGGGCGTTCTCGCCCAGCACGCTGGCCTCCGAAGTGGCCGAGCAGAACGGCGTACAGGGCCCGGTGCAGACGGTCTCCACCGGCTGCACCTCCGGCCTCGACGCGATCGGCTACGCCTTCCACGCCATCGAGGAGGGCCGCGCCGACATCTGCATCGCCGGCGCCTCCGACTCGCCGATCTCCCCGATCACGGTCGCCTGCTTCGACGCCATCAAGGCGACCTCCCCCAACAACGACGACCCGGCCCACGCGTCCCGCCCCTTCGACGCGCACCGCGACGGGTTCGTCATGGGCGAGGGCGGAGCCGTACTGATCCTCGAGGAACTCGAGCACGCCCGCGCCCGCGGTGCGCACGTGTACTGCGAGATAGGCGGTTACGCCACCTTCGGCAACGCCCACCACATGACCGGCCTCACCCGTGAGGGCCTGGAGATGGCACGGGCGATCGACGACGCGATGAACCACGCCCGGCTCGACCGGACGGACATCGACTACGTCAACGCGCACGGCTCCGGCACCCAGCAGAACGACCGGCACGAGACGGCGGCGGTCAAGCGGTCGCTCAAGGAGCACGCGTACAAGGTGCCGATGAGCTCCATCAAGTCCATGGTGGGCCACTCGCTCGGCGCGATCGGCGCGATCGAACTCGTCGCCTGCGTGCTCGCCCTGGCCAACCAGGTGGTGCCGCCCACCGCCAACTACGAGACCCCCGACCCCGAGTGCGACCTCGACTACGTGCCGCGCACCGCACGGCCCCTGAAGCTGCGCAGCGTGCTGTCGGTGGGAAGCGGCTTCGGCGGCTTCCAGTCCGCCGTCGTACTCACCCGACCAGGCGGGAGTGCATGA
- a CDS encoding ketosynthase chain-length factor, which yields MSPGNRHTRSAVVTGIGVVAPNGVGAETFWKSTVEGISALDSVTREGCGHLPLRVAGEVRGFDAESMVEQRFLVQTDRFSHFAMAAADLALADAGINEGAHGGTPYSVGVVTAAGSGGGEFGQRELQRLWGQGPTYVGPYQSIAWFYAASTGQISIRGGFKGPCGVVASDEAGGLDAVAHAAGAVRRGTDTIIVGAAEAPLAPYSIVCQLGYRELSTCEDPERAYRPFTPQACGFVPGEGGAMLVVEDAEAARRRGTPIRATVAGHAATFTGASRWEQSREGLARAIDGALQAAGCSPEEIDVVFADALGLPEADRAEALAITDALGAHGSRVPVTAPKTGTGRAYCGAPLLDTAAAVLALEHGLVPPTPHVHDVCHDLALVTGTARPAELRTALVLSRGLMGSNSALVLRRGAGTS from the coding sequence ATGAGCCCCGGCAACCGGCACACGAGGTCCGCCGTCGTCACCGGCATCGGTGTCGTCGCCCCCAACGGCGTGGGTGCGGAGACCTTCTGGAAGTCCACCGTCGAGGGCATCAGCGCCCTGGACAGCGTCACCAGGGAAGGCTGCGGGCACCTGCCCCTGCGGGTCGCGGGCGAGGTGCGCGGCTTCGACGCCGAGTCGATGGTCGAGCAGCGCTTCCTCGTCCAGACCGACCGGTTCTCCCACTTCGCGATGGCGGCGGCCGACCTGGCGCTGGCCGACGCCGGGATCAACGAGGGCGCGCACGGCGGTACGCCCTACTCGGTCGGTGTGGTCACCGCCGCCGGGTCGGGCGGCGGCGAGTTCGGCCAGCGTGAGCTGCAGCGCCTGTGGGGACAGGGACCGACCTACGTCGGCCCGTACCAGTCCATCGCCTGGTTCTACGCGGCGAGCACCGGGCAGATCTCCATCCGCGGCGGCTTCAAGGGCCCCTGCGGAGTCGTCGCCAGCGACGAGGCCGGCGGACTCGACGCCGTCGCACACGCCGCGGGCGCCGTGCGGCGGGGCACCGACACGATCATCGTCGGCGCGGCGGAGGCGCCGCTCGCCCCGTACTCGATCGTCTGCCAGCTGGGCTACCGGGAGCTGAGCACCTGCGAGGACCCGGAGCGCGCCTACCGGCCCTTCACCCCGCAGGCGTGCGGCTTCGTGCCCGGCGAGGGCGGCGCCATGCTCGTCGTCGAGGACGCGGAGGCGGCCCGCCGCCGGGGCACCCCGATCCGCGCGACGGTCGCCGGCCACGCCGCGACGTTCACCGGGGCGTCCCGGTGGGAGCAGTCGCGGGAAGGGCTGGCGCGGGCGATCGACGGCGCCCTTCAGGCCGCGGGCTGCTCGCCCGAGGAGATCGACGTCGTCTTCGCGGACGCGCTCGGCCTGCCGGAGGCCGACCGGGCCGAGGCCCTGGCGATCACGGACGCGCTGGGCGCTCACGGCTCCCGCGTGCCGGTGACCGCCCCCAAGACCGGCACCGGGCGGGCGTACTGCGGGGCGCCGCTGCTCGACACCGCGGCCGCGGTGCTCGCCCTGGAGCACGGTCTCGTACCGCCCACTCCCCATGTCCACGACGTGTGCCACGACCTGGCCCTGGTGACCGGCACCGCCCGGCCCGCCGAGCTGCGCACGGCCCTCGTGCTGAGCAGGGGACTGATGGGTTCCAACTCGGCGCTCGTGCTGCGGCGCGGCGCCGGCACCTCATGA
- a CDS encoding SchA/CurD-like domain-containing protein, whose protein sequence is MTMLSERVSQSAFDGSRLRVVLLLDLQDGAQQRFLTAYEHMRNQVASVPGHLSDQLCQSIENPSQWLITSEWESAPPFLAWVNSEEHVETVRPLHDCVLDTRSLRFSVLRETSGVHAPQAAAQHAGGLQPSPRVGDGVVRHALTFTVKPGSEQTVAKILSGYTSPEAQVDDTTRLRRTTLFMHGNRVVRTVEVQGDLLAALRHVARQPEIRAVEEAINPYLEQDRNLDDPQSARLFFTRAALPAVHHLAPPGEQNAETERHALLYPAKPGCGMALARLLAGQDEAAADSTGCPVDSSTVFQRDDIVVRLVDVRGPLDADPSAVMGAHGLRKSAVLAKLLDTEALGLDESLSDEKAMTRLLESSQMRLITDRRAR, encoded by the coding sequence ATGACAATGCTGTCCGAACGTGTGTCCCAGTCCGCATTCGACGGCTCCCGGCTCCGGGTCGTGCTGCTGCTTGACCTCCAGGACGGCGCCCAACAGCGCTTTCTGACGGCGTACGAGCACATGCGCAACCAGGTGGCCTCCGTGCCAGGTCATCTCAGCGACCAGCTCTGCCAGTCGATCGAGAACCCGTCGCAGTGGCTCATCACCAGCGAATGGGAGAGCGCACCCCCCTTCCTCGCCTGGGTGAACAGCGAGGAGCACGTCGAGACCGTACGGCCGCTGCACGACTGCGTGCTCGACACACGGTCCCTGCGCTTCAGCGTTCTGCGCGAGACCTCGGGCGTGCACGCGCCCCAGGCCGCCGCGCAGCACGCCGGCGGGCTCCAGCCCTCGCCCCGGGTCGGGGACGGCGTGGTCCGCCACGCCCTCACCTTCACCGTCAAGCCCGGCAGCGAGCAGACCGTGGCCAAGATCCTCTCCGGCTACACCTCGCCGGAGGCACAGGTCGACGACACCACCCGGCTCCGCCGCACCACGCTGTTCATGCACGGCAACCGCGTCGTGCGGACCGTCGAGGTGCAGGGCGACCTGCTCGCGGCGCTGCGGCACGTGGCCAGGCAGCCCGAGATCAGGGCGGTCGAGGAGGCGATCAATCCGTACCTGGAGCAGGACCGGAACCTCGACGACCCGCAGTCGGCACGGCTGTTCTTCACCCGCGCCGCCCTGCCCGCGGTCCACCACCTCGCTCCCCCGGGCGAGCAGAACGCGGAGACGGAGCGCCACGCGCTGCTCTACCCGGCCAAGCCGGGGTGCGGCATGGCCCTCGCCCGACTGCTGGCCGGTCAGGACGAGGCGGCGGCCGACAGCACCGGCTGCCCCGTCGACAGCAGCACCGTCTTCCAGCGCGACGACATCGTCGTACGACTCGTCGACGTGCGCGGACCGCTCGACGCCGACCCGTCGGCCGTCATGGGCGCACACGGCCTGCGCAAGTCCGCGGTGCTGGCGAAGCTGCTGGACACCGAGGCGCTCGGCCTCGACGAGTCGCTCTCGGACGAGAAGGCGATGACCCGTCTGCTCGAGAGCTCCCAGATGCGCCTGATCACCGACCGCCGTGCCCGCTGA
- a CDS encoding right-handed parallel beta-helix repeat-containing protein → MTKRQTTMLGCAALLVASGLGAAAPASAAVSHQVQPGESIQAAVDAAQPGDTIDIAAGTYTESVRITKSGLTLRGEGSATVLKPSKTAAAADTCAGAGNGICVIGTEKQPVEGVQVRSLTLSGYAKNGLWAAWTDRLTVRHVTSENNGTWGIAQERSTRSVLRSNLVRGNGDAGIFVANTVSAESGATDTMGTVVSNNLMVDNRIGTTIRRVRNLSVEANEITGNCAGAFLVGDETKPRAGALTVRFNRVQGNNKHCDKTARLPEIQGTGIVLTGTEDTLVEWNVIRDNVGAAPMSGGIVLFKSIVGAAGTDNVVRNNVALGNGAADLANRDTAGTGNVFSRNMCGLSEPAGLC, encoded by the coding sequence ATGACAAAGCGACAAACGACCATGCTCGGATGCGCGGCTCTGCTCGTCGCGTCCGGCCTCGGCGCGGCGGCTCCCGCCAGTGCCGCCGTCAGCCACCAGGTCCAACCCGGCGAGTCGATCCAGGCCGCGGTGGACGCCGCACAGCCGGGTGACACCATCGACATCGCGGCCGGCACCTACACGGAGAGCGTCCGGATCACCAAGTCCGGCCTGACCCTGCGGGGCGAGGGCAGCGCGACGGTCCTCAAGCCGTCGAAGACCGCGGCCGCCGCCGACACCTGCGCCGGGGCGGGCAACGGCATCTGTGTCATCGGCACCGAGAAGCAGCCCGTCGAGGGAGTGCAGGTCCGCTCCCTCACCCTCAGCGGATACGCCAAGAACGGCCTCTGGGCCGCCTGGACCGACCGGCTGACGGTGCGGCACGTCACCTCGGAGAACAACGGGACCTGGGGCATCGCCCAGGAGCGCTCCACCCGGTCGGTGCTGCGGAGCAACCTCGTCCGCGGCAACGGCGACGCCGGCATCTTCGTGGCCAACACCGTCAGCGCGGAGTCCGGCGCGACCGACACCATGGGCACGGTCGTCTCGAACAACCTGATGGTCGACAACCGCATCGGCACCACGATCCGCCGCGTGCGCAACCTGAGCGTCGAGGCCAACGAGATCACCGGCAACTGCGCCGGCGCGTTCCTCGTCGGTGACGAGACGAAGCCGCGGGCCGGCGCCCTGACCGTCCGCTTCAACCGCGTCCAGGGGAACAACAAGCACTGCGACAAGACCGCGCGGCTGCCCGAGATCCAGGGCACCGGCATCGTCCTCACCGGCACCGAGGACACCCTCGTGGAGTGGAACGTGATCCGCGACAACGTGGGCGCCGCCCCGATGTCCGGCGGGATCGTCCTCTTCAAGAGCATCGTGGGTGCCGCCGGCACCGACAACGTCGTCCGGAACAACGTCGCCCTCGGCAACGGAGCCGCCGACCTGGCCAACCGTGACACCGCCGGCACCGGCAACGTCTTCAGCCGGAACATGTGCGGGCTCTCCGAGCCCGCGGGCCTGTGCTGA
- a CDS encoding FAD-dependent oxidoreductase, with protein MEEKAEQHRVPVLIVGGSLVGLSASLFLGRLGVGHMLVEKHPGTSIHPRGRGNNLRTMEVFRSAGVTERIVAAASVLADNHGILQTPELADPDAGEWLVRQIDEKGGAPGRLSPAAWCVCSQNDLEPVLLEAAVELGGDVRFSTELVSFEQDDDGVTAVVRDRVTGRDSTVRADYLIAADGPRSPVRERLGIGQSGPGDLFHNVSVSFRSRALADVVGDRRFVVCYLTGPEAEGALLPVDNKELWVFHAPWQYDRGESLEDFTDERCADLIRAATGAPGLDVEITGKAPWHAAERVAEHYGRGRVFLAGDSAHEMSPTGAFGSNTGIQDAHNLAWKLAAVLDGSAGPDLLRTYEEERLPVAVATSARASARSVEHSHPGYTPAPAAVAGGPRGGLLPVVLGYRYPRGAVLGADPELPPVPDRMDLSGAPGTRAPHMWLHRPGEHNRLSTLDLYEKSFVLLAGTGGKDWLMAAQLVADRLSVGLDAYRIGEGVEADLVAEAGADWAQTHGTTPEGAVLVRPDGFVAWRAVNAVPDAESALYEALVAVLRRG; from the coding sequence ATGGAAGAGAAAGCCGAACAACACCGCGTACCGGTCCTGATCGTGGGTGGCTCCCTGGTGGGCCTGTCCGCATCCCTTTTCCTCGGGCGGCTCGGCGTCGGGCACATGCTCGTCGAGAAGCACCCGGGCACCTCGATCCATCCGCGCGGCCGCGGGAACAACCTGCGCACGATGGAGGTGTTCCGTTCGGCCGGGGTGACGGAGCGGATCGTGGCCGCGGCGTCCGTGCTGGCGGACAACCACGGCATCCTGCAGACCCCGGAACTGGCCGACCCCGACGCGGGTGAGTGGCTGGTCAGGCAGATCGACGAGAAGGGCGGCGCGCCGGGCCGTCTCAGCCCCGCCGCTTGGTGCGTGTGCAGCCAGAACGACCTGGAGCCCGTCCTGCTCGAAGCGGCCGTCGAACTGGGTGGCGACGTGCGCTTCTCCACCGAGCTGGTCTCCTTCGAGCAGGACGACGACGGCGTCACCGCCGTCGTCCGCGACCGGGTGACCGGCCGCGACAGCACGGTGCGCGCGGACTATCTCATCGCCGCCGACGGGCCGCGCAGCCCGGTGCGGGAGCGGCTCGGCATCGGGCAGTCCGGCCCCGGCGACCTGTTCCACAACGTGAGCGTCAGCTTCCGCTCGCGCGCGCTCGCCGACGTGGTCGGCGACCGCCGCTTCGTGGTCTGCTACCTGACCGGCCCCGAGGCGGAGGGGGCCCTGCTCCCGGTGGACAACAAGGAGCTCTGGGTCTTCCACGCCCCCTGGCAGTACGACCGCGGCGAGTCGCTCGAGGACTTCACGGACGAGCGCTGCGCCGACCTCATCCGCGCGGCGACGGGGGCTCCCGGCCTCGACGTCGAGATCACCGGAAAGGCGCCCTGGCACGCCGCCGAACGCGTCGCCGAGCACTACGGGCGGGGCAGGGTCTTCCTGGCGGGGGACTCCGCGCACGAGATGTCGCCGACCGGCGCCTTCGGCTCCAACACCGGCATCCAGGACGCGCACAACCTGGCCTGGAAGCTCGCGGCCGTCCTCGACGGCTCGGCGGGGCCGGACCTGCTCCGCACGTACGAGGAGGAACGCCTGCCGGTGGCGGTGGCCACCAGTGCCCGCGCCTCCGCGCGGTCGGTCGAGCACAGCCACCCCGGGTACACGCCGGCCCCGGCGGCGGTGGCCGGCGGACCGCGCGGCGGGCTGCTCCCGGTCGTCCTCGGCTACCGCTACCCGCGCGGGGCCGTCCTCGGCGCAGACCCCGAACTGCCGCCCGTTCCCGACCGGATGGACCTCTCCGGAGCCCCCGGCACCCGGGCCCCGCACATGTGGCTCCACCGGCCCGGCGAGCACAACAGGCTGTCCACGCTGGACCTTTACGAGAAGTCGTTCGTCCTGCTGGCCGGCACCGGCGGCAAGGACTGGCTCATGGCGGCGCAACTCGTAGCGGACCGCCTGTCGGTCGGGCTGGACGCCTATCGCATCGGTGAGGGCGTGGAGGCTGATCTGGTGGCGGAGGCCGGCGCCGACTGGGCGCAGACCCACGGCACCACGCCGGAGGGCGCGGTGCTGGTCCGCCCGGACGGGTTCGTGGCCTGGCGCGCGGTGAACGCGGTACCCGACGCGGAGAGCGCGCTGTACGAGGCCCTGGTGGCGGTGCTGCGCCGCGGCTGA
- a CDS encoding ISAs1 family transposase, whose translation MDGKALKASARLTSPRRHLLSAVTHGRVVTLARVEVGAKTNETTHFKPLLAPLDLADAVVTFDALHSVKANISWLVEAKKAHYIAVIKTNQPTAHHQLATLPWRDIPVQHAASEVGHGRRESSSIKTCAIPDELGGIAYPHARLAIRVHRRCQPTGKRESRESVYAVTSLDAHQATRPIWPP comes from the coding sequence GTGGACGGCAAGGCGCTCAAAGCCTCCGCCCGACTGACCTCACCCCGCCGCCATCTGCTCTCGGCGGTCACCCACGGCCGCGTCGTGACCCTCGCCCGGGTCGAGGTCGGCGCGAAGACGAACGAGACCACCCACTTCAAGCCGCTGCTGGCACCGCTGGATCTGGCCGACGCCGTGGTCACCTTCGACGCGCTGCACTCGGTCAAGGCGAACATCTCCTGGCTGGTCGAGGCCAAAAAGGCCCACTACATCGCCGTGATCAAGACGAACCAGCCGACCGCACACCACCAACTCGCCACCCTGCCGTGGCGCGACATCCCCGTCCAGCACGCCGCCTCCGAGGTCGGCCACGGCAGACGCGAGTCCAGCTCGATCAAGACCTGCGCCATCCCAGACGAGCTCGGCGGGATCGCCTACCCCCACGCCCGCCTGGCCATCCGCGTCCACCGCCGCTGCCAACCCACCGGCAAACGCGAGAGCCGCGAGAGCGTCTACGCCGTCACCAGCCTCGACGCCCACCAGGCCACCCGGCCGATCTGGCCACCGTGA